Proteins encoded by one window of Candidatus Zixiibacteriota bacterium:
- a CDS encoding RHS repeat-associated core domain-containing protein produces the protein GARFYDPSIGRFSSPDPVKDYHNPYSYVRNNPIRYIDPTGMETWGVDFNPELDWGGSIGGSLYGWYDDPFARAVMLADPGTIVTTVDELARWLRMHPGDDSGGQSDPAGSNSSTDMNGTPLDAKEVFRLKTYMTDALQAYSQSGGLVGISPDMYDRAMSFLDAGRVEWADLGGRHGQYIAGDQSEKQSANGFYPGEKIQLNNRDRGLLMSKFGALVASTLVHEVGHSIGQRIYGAGEKYDRCGPGAQARYWASTPWYSGNGPASSDPNVQRRLLYLTAQSRAFFHSPAMWELFLGVTRQGGF, from the coding sequence ACGGGGCGCGCTTCTACGATCCGTCGATCGGCCGGTTCTCCTCTCCCGACCCGGTGAAGGACTACCACAACCCCTATTCGTATGTGCGGAATAATCCGATTCGGTATATTGACCCGACGGGGATGGAAACATGGGGTGTTGATTTCAATCCAGAACTTGATTGGGGCGGGTCCATCGGCGGATCTCTATACGGTTGGTACGATGATCCTTTTGCGAGAGCGGTAATGCTTGCTGATCCTGGAACGATTGTGACGACTGTGGATGAGCTTGCCAGGTGGCTTAGGATGCATCCCGGCGACGACTCTGGCGGTCAAAGTGATCCGGCCGGTTCGAATAGCTCGACAGACATGAATGGAACGCCACTAGACGCTAAGGAAGTCTTCAGACTTAAGACCTATATGACCGACGCACTGCAGGCCTACAGCCAGAGCGGCGGACTTGTAGGCATTAGCCCAGACATGTATGACCGGGCTATGAGTTTCTTGGATGCTGGTCGCGTGGAGTGGGCCGATTTGGGCGGACGCCATGGCCAGTACATCGCGGGAGATCAAAGTGAGAAGCAGTCTGCTAACGGCTTCTACCCCGGAGAAAAAATTCAACTCAATAATCGCGATCGTGGGCTGTTGATGTCCAAATTTGGTGCCCTCGTTGCGTCAACTCTTGTACACGAAGTGGGGCATTCGATCGGCCAGAGAATATACGGTGCAGGGGAAAAATATGATCGATGTGGACCCGGAGCACAGGCTAGATATTGGGCATCGACGCCATGGTATTCTGGGAATGGCCCAGCATCAAGTGACCCGAATGTACAGCGAAGGCTATTGTATCTAACAGCTCAGTCGCGAGCCTTCTTCCATTCTCCGGCAATGTGGGAGTTATTTCTTGGCGTTACAAGGCAAGGAGGATTCTAA